CTGCCGTCCTTTCGAACGCAGGTACTCGATCGAGTCGCCGATCAACTCGAGATTTTTCGACAGCGAAATCCCCAGTGCATCCGTCACGTGCAAGGGCCAGCTTTTGCCGAAGATCGTGATCGTGCCGGTCTCCGCCGCCAACAGCGCCTGGATGTTCGGGTCCTTCTTGACCGAGTTGCTGGCTTTCCTGGTCGACCCGAACGCGACGACGGTCGCATGTTTCAAAGGCACGGTCTTGACCTGGCGGAAGAACTCGATATCCTTGGGATTGGCGCCGGGCCAGCCGCCCTCGATGAAATCCACGCCCAGCTCATCCAACTTTTGCGCGACCAGCACCTTGTCGTCGGCTGAAAAACTCACGTCCTCGGACTGGGCGCCGTCCCGGAGCGTCGTGTCGTAAATCTCAAAGCTCGACCGAGACCGCGCTGTCTCCGCGGCCAGCTTCAAGGGCTGCACATGATCGGTTCGTCGTCGTGATGAGCGGGCCATAATCGTGGCTCAGTGTACCCTGCGGAAGAGGCCGCCTGCCAGGCCTCTCCGGATTCTTCAGGCTCCGACGCGCGCCGCGTCCAGCCCGAAGGCGGAGTGCAGGGCGCGCATCGCCAACTCCATGTACTTTTCCTCGACGACGCAGGAAATCTTGATCTCCGATGTGCTGATCATCATGATGTTGATCCCTTCGCGGGACAGCACCTCGAACATTTTAGCCGCCACGCCGGAATGGGAGCGCATGCCTACCCCCACCAGCGAAACCTTTGCCATTGCTTCCGTCACCGCGACGGATTTGGCGTCGATCTCCTTGGCGATCCGCTGGACCAGATCGACGGCCTTGGCCAGGTCCGCGCGTGGGACGGTGAAGGAGATGTCCGTCAGGGAGCCCTGGCTCACGTTCTGGATGATCATATCGACCACGATGTTGGCCTGTGCCACAGGTCCAAAGATCTTCGCCGCGATCCCAGGACGGTCCGGCACCCCGACGATCGTGAGCTTGGCTTGATGGCGGTCTCCGCTCACTCCCGAGACCATGACCCGTTCCATATCCTCGTCTTCACGTGTCACGAGCGTCCCCTTTCCCTCTATAAAGCTCGACTGGACTTCGACGGGCACGTTGAATTTGGCGGCGAACTCGACCGATCGGCTCTGAAGCACTTTCGCGCCCAGGCTTGCCAATTCCAGCATCTCTTCATAAGAAACCCGATCCAGCCGCCTGGCGGCCGGCACGACATTGGGGTCGGCCGTGTAGACGCCGTCGACGTCGGTAAAAATAATGCATCGGTCGGCCTTGAGCGCCCCGGCCAGCGCCACAGCCGTCAAGTCCGACCCTCCGCGGCCCAGCGTTGTCACGTCGGATCGCGCATTGATCCCCTGAAACCCCGCCACGATGGGAATGACCCCCTCCGCGATGGCCTCCTTGATCCGCTCGGCCGTCACCCTCGTGATGCGCGCCTTGGTGTGGGAACTGTCCGTCATGATCCCGACCTGTCTCCCCGTAAACGAGCGGGCATTGATCCCCCGCCCCTGTAGCTCCATGGCGAGCAGCGCGATCGTGACGCGCTCTCCGGTCGAGAGCAACACGTCCAGCTCCCGCTCGTCCGGATGGGCGGTCACCTCCCTGGCGAGACGGATCAGCCGATCGGTCTCTCCGCTCATGGCGGACAGCACGACGACCACATCGTGTCCCTCGCCCTTGGCCTTCGCCACCCGGTCCGCCACGCGATGGATCCGTTCCACGGTGCCCACCGACGTGCCGCCATATTTGTGCACGAGCAGCGCCATAGTGGCTACCGTTTCAACAGCCGCGCGAGCAGTCGCAACCCATCGCGCGGAGGCGCGCCCGGTTGGGTCGCGTGGGTTTCGTCAAATCCGACGCCCGCCGACCCCTCACCCTGTTGCGACGTATCGAGTAGGGCTGCAAGCGCCTGATAGCTCGGAGGCTTCTGTTCGGTCAATTGCTCCGACTGGTCGCAGACTACGAGCAGACGGGACGGCCCGTTCTGCGTCAGTTCCTCCAGTAGCGGCCCAACCAGATCCTGATCAAATGCCGACACCGCCTTGGCCTTGCCCTGCTCATCCGAATCCGGCGAGGCCAGATCGGCCAAGCTCACGTGGAGATAGACCAAGTCTTTCCGTGACAATTCCGCCAGGGCGCGTTGCCGGAGAAGCGGCAAGCCAGCCGGGCCTTCCTGCGCCCCATCCACATCCACCGCCTCGAATCCCGCGCAAATGCCCAATCCGCGATGAAGGGTGCTCAACGCGACCATCGAACCGGTGATCCCGAACCGTTCCGTGACCGGAGGCCACAGGGGAGCGCGCCCCTGCCCCCACAACCAGAGGCAGTTGGCGGTCTTCAAGCCGGCGTCGCGCCGATCCAGATTGACGGGATGGTCGCGCAGAATAATCATCGAAGCGTCCATCAGCTTGCGCAGAATATCCGCTCCATCCCCGGTCGGCAGATACTCCCCGATCTGATGTCCCTCCACGGCCTTGGGATTGTGGCAGACGGCCCGGGCCTTGCCATTGACCCAGACCATGAAATGTTCGTGGCGGTCGCCGGGATAAAACTGGATCGTCTCGGACCCCACCTGTTCATTGAGGGCATCGATCAGTTCGCGCGCCTCATCGGTTTCGATTCCACCCGCTCTGGCGTCCTCCAGCACCGCCTGCGGACTCAGTTTCTTGGGATCGGCGGAGGCGGCTCGGCTGGCCTGGGGCTGGTCGGCCCGCATCGTGACCAGGTTGCATCGGTAGACGACATCCTGTTCCCCCACTGTGATGCCGAGGCCTGCGGCTTCCAGCGGCGCCGGTCCCGTCGAGTATTTGTGCGGATCGTATCCAAGAATTGTCAGCCCGGTCAGCTCGCCGGTCGGCGCCATCCCTTCGGACGGAATCGCCGCCCATCCGAATTCACCACAGCGCGCAATGCGATCGAGATTGGGCGTCTTGGCCACCTCGAGCACCGATTTCCCCGCTAATCCCGGCTGAGGTCCGTCCGCAAACCCTTCTGCGTGGAGTATCAGATATTTCATAGGCTGTGATCCGCCGTCCTTCACAACCGGAGCAACCGCGCAACCTCCTCACGGTTGGCCTTGACCGTCACCGGCTGAACGGACACACCCATGGCGGTATCCGGGTCCTTGAGCCCATGGCCCGTGAGCGTGCAAACCACCACCGCTCCCTCCGGCAGCGCCTTGTTCCGCCACAATTTGGCCACGCCGGCCACAGAGGCGGCCGAGGCCGGCTCGCAGAAGACTCCCTCTTCGCGGGCCACCAGTTTATAGGCGTCCAGAATCTCTTCATCGGTCACCATGTCGATCAAGCCGGAGGACTCCTCCACCGCCGCCAACGCTCCCTGCCAACTGGCCGGGTTGCCGATCCGGATGGCCGTGGCGATCGTCTGCGGCTGCTCAACGATATGGCCGAGCACGATCGGCGCCGCGCCCGCTGCTTGAAATCCGACCATGCGCGGGCGTCGCGTCGTTTGTCCCGCGCGGTGATACTCGCAATAGCCGCGCCAGTAGGCCGTGATGTTTCCCGCATTGCCCACCGGCAACGCATGGATCGTCGGAGGCTCCCCCAACTGATCACAGACCTCCATGGCCGCGGTCTTTTGGCCCTCGATCCGGAACGGATTGATGGAATTGACCAGTTCGATCGGCTGCGTCGCCGCCAACTCCTTCACGATCGTCAAGGCCTGATCAAAATTCCCTTCGATTTGGATCACGACCGCGTGGTGCATCATCGCTTGAGACAACTTGCCCAGCGCGATCTTCCCGGCCGGAATGAGCACATAGACAGCAAGGCCGGCGCGCGCGCCATAGGCCGACGCGGAGGCCGACGTGTTGCCGGTGGAGGCGCAGATCACCGCTTTGGAGCCGGCCTCGACCGCCTTGGAGATCGCCAAGGTCATGCCGCGATCCTTGAACGATCCCGTGGGATTGGCCCCTTCGAACTTCAGATAGAGGCGGGCGCCGGGAGCCACTCGCGCGGCCAATCGGCCGGCTTCGATAAGCGGAGTATTCCCTTCTCCCAACGTGATCACGGGGGTGCGGTCCGTGACAGGAAGGAATTTACGGTATTCTTCGATCAGGCCGCGCCAGCGAGGCATGTCCGTCAGGCTTTCATCCGTGGAACAGGTCGAGAGACGGGTTTCCTATTCGTCCGGACCTTCAACGCGGATCAACATCGGCGGCTCCGACACGAACGACATCCGTCCGATCTTGCGCAACGCGGTTTGCACGGACCGCTCGGCGGCCTGGTGCGTCCGGATGACCACCGGGACCGTTTGTCCCTCTTTCCGCCCCTGTTGCAGAACGGAGGAGATGCTAATGCCATGTTGGCCAAGCACCCCCGCAATCTGCGACAAGACGCCGGGGCGATCCACGACCATGAACCGCAGATAATAAAGGGATTCAATGTCGGCCATGGGCCGCACGCGAAGCGGACGCCGCTGGTCCGGCTGGAAGGACGCGGCAGGCACGCGCCCGACGCCGCCCGTCACAAGGTTGCGCGCAATGGAGAGAATGTCGCTGACGACCGCGCTCCCGGTCGGCATGGAACCGGCCCCTTGTCCATGGAGCATCACGTCGCCAACCGCATCGCCGACCACTTGAATGGCATTGTAGACGCCGTGCACCTGCGCGATCGGGGACGAAACTGGAATCATGGTCGGGTGCACTCGCGCTTCAATCTCTCCTTCCATCAATTTGGCGATGCCGAGCAACTTGATGACGTACCCGAATTCTTTCGCATAGGCGATGTCGAGCGGCGTCAGCTTCGTGATGCCTTCCGTGTAAATATCTTTGACGTCGACCGGCGTCCCATAGGCCAGGCTCACCATGATCGCGAGCTTGTGGACGGAATCGATCCCCTCCACATCGAACGTCGGGTCCGCCTCCGCGTAGCCGGCCCGCTTGGACTCCTCCAGCACCTCTTCGAAGGCCAGTCCTTCCTGGGTCATCCGGGTGAGGATGTAATTCGAGGTGCCGTTGATGATGCCGTAGATCGACAGGATGCGATTGGCCGCCAACCCCTCGGTCAGCGCGCGGATAATGGGAATGCCTCCGCCCACGCTGGCCTCGAAGGCCAAATCCACCTTCTGGCGGCTGGCCGCTTGGTACAGCTCTTCCCCATGAACGGCCAGCAAGGCCTTATTCGCGGTGACCACCTGCTTGCCCTTAGCGATGGCTTCGAGAATGAGGTGCTTCGCGACCTCGTAGCCTCCGATCAACTCGACCACGATATCGACGTCAGGATCGTCCAACACCTGGCGGCTGTCCTGCGTCAACATTCCCGCAGGGAGCGACAGGCCTCGGTCCCGCGCCACATCCAGGTCCGCAATCCGGATCAGTTCCACCGGCACGCCGACGCGGCGGCGGATCAAGCCCGCGTTGTCCAGCAGAATTCTGGCTACGCCGGTCCCGACCGTGCCGAATCCAACGATGCCGACTCCCACCCGCGACTTCACGGCTCAGGCCCTTCCAGCTTCAACGCCCGCTTGATCCCCCGCACCGCTTGCCTGGTCCGGTGCTCATTCTCGACCAGCGCAAACCGGACGTATTCGTCCCCGCCCTCCCCGAAGCCGATGCCGGGCGAAACGGCGACCTTCGCCTCGCGCAACAACAGCTTGGAAAATTCCAGCGATCCCATGGCGCGATAGGCCGGAGGAATGCGGGCCCAGACGAACATGGTGGCCCGTGGCAGATCGACCGCCCATCCAATTCGGTTCAGCCCGTTCACCAGCACATTGCGCCGCTTTTGATAGCGTTGGACCGTTTCTTTGACGCACTCCTGCGGACCGTTGAGCGCGATGATGCTCGCGATCTGCAACGGCTGAAAGATCCCGTAATCCAAGTAGCTCTTGATCTTGCCTAACGCCCCGACGATCTCCCGATTCCCCACGCAGAAC
The DNA window shown above is from Nitrospira tepida and carries:
- the thrC gene encoding threonine synthase, coding for MPRWRGLIEEYRKFLPVTDRTPVITLGEGNTPLIEAGRLAARVAPGARLYLKFEGANPTGSFKDRGMTLAISKAVEAGSKAVICASTGNTSASASAYGARAGLAVYVLIPAGKIALGKLSQAMMHHAVVIQIEGNFDQALTIVKELAATQPIELVNSINPFRIEGQKTAAMEVCDQLGEPPTIHALPVGNAGNITAYWRGYCEYHRAGQTTRRPRMVGFQAAGAAPIVLGHIVEQPQTIATAIRIGNPASWQGALAAVEESSGLIDMVTDEEILDAYKLVAREEGVFCEPASAASVAGVAKLWRNKALPEGAVVVCTLTGHGLKDPDTAMGVSVQPVTVKANREEVARLLRL
- a CDS encoding homoserine dehydrogenase encodes the protein MKSRVGVGIVGFGTVGTGVARILLDNAGLIRRRVGVPVELIRIADLDVARDRGLSLPAGMLTQDSRQVLDDPDVDIVVELIGGYEVAKHLILEAIAKGKQVVTANKALLAVHGEELYQAASRQKVDLAFEASVGGGIPIIRALTEGLAANRILSIYGIINGTSNYILTRMTQEGLAFEEVLEESKRAGYAEADPTFDVEGIDSVHKLAIMVSLAYGTPVDVKDIYTEGITKLTPLDIAYAKEFGYVIKLLGIAKLMEGEIEARVHPTMIPVSSPIAQVHGVYNAIQVVGDAVGDVMLHGQGAGSMPTGSAVVSDILSIARNLVTGGVGRVPAASFQPDQRRPLRVRPMADIESLYYLRFMVVDRPGVLSQIAGVLGQHGISISSVLQQGRKEGQTVPVVIRTHQAAERSVQTALRKIGRMSFVSEPPMLIRVEGPDE
- a CDS encoding aspartate kinase, translated to MALLVHKYGGTSVGTVERIHRVADRVAKAKGEGHDVVVVLSAMSGETDRLIRLAREVTAHPDERELDVLLSTGERVTIALLAMELQGRGINARSFTGRQVGIMTDSSHTKARITRVTAERIKEAIAEGVIPIVAGFQGINARSDVTTLGRGGSDLTAVALAGALKADRCIIFTDVDGVYTADPNVVPAARRLDRVSYEEMLELASLGAKVLQSRSVEFAAKFNVPVEVQSSFIEGKGTLVTREDEDMERVMVSGVSGDRHQAKLTIVGVPDRPGIAAKIFGPVAQANIVVDMIIQNVSQGSLTDISFTVPRADLAKAVDLVQRIAKEIDAKSVAVTEAMAKVSLVGVGMRSHSGVAAKMFEVLSREGINIMMISTSEIKISCVVEEKYMELAMRALHSAFGLDAARVGA